The following proteins are co-located in the Paenibacillus sp. FSL H8-0079 genome:
- the asd gene encoding archaetidylserine decarboxylase (Phosphatidylserine decarboxylase is synthesized as a single chain precursor. Generation of the pyruvoyl active site from a Ser is coupled to cleavage of a Gly-Ser bond between the larger (beta) and smaller (alpha chains). It is an integral membrane protein.): MAKTLLRLMTELSSRKWISRTVGAFSKSRGSKAFIPYFVRTYDIPVQEAEKDWKEYRSLNDFFTRKLKPGMRPLELSEHALISPVDAKITAAGPISAGTLLNVKGQNYTLAELLNHSPHLEKYKHGYGFVLYLSPRDYHRIHAPVSGRKIESEHIKGKVYPVNDFGLTHMRSVLSRNERLITYIAHDYGEVAVVKVGAMNVSSIQYADTDTSTWAQGDDLAYFEFGSTVVLLTQSGTFEPEPGLQPGDSVKMGALLGRLKPKN, encoded by the coding sequence ATGGCAAAAACGCTGTTGCGATTAATGACCGAACTTTCTTCGCGCAAATGGATCTCCCGGACTGTGGGAGCCTTCTCCAAAAGCCGGGGAAGTAAGGCATTTATCCCTTATTTTGTCCGGACCTACGACATCCCTGTTCAGGAGGCCGAGAAAGACTGGAAGGAATACCGTTCACTGAACGATTTCTTTACCCGCAAATTAAAACCGGGCATGCGCCCGTTGGAACTTTCAGAGCATGCACTGATCAGCCCGGTCGATGCCAAGATTACGGCAGCCGGTCCGATATCTGCAGGCACACTCCTGAATGTTAAGGGACAAAATTATACACTTGCTGAATTATTAAACCATTCTCCCCATCTGGAGAAGTACAAGCACGGGTACGGGTTCGTCCTCTATCTCAGCCCTCGCGACTATCACCGCATTCATGCACCTGTCAGCGGCCGCAAAATAGAGAGCGAGCACATCAAGGGCAAAGTTTATCCCGTGAATGATTTTGGCCTGACCCATATGAGATCCGTACTTAGTCGAAACGAACGGCTCATCACGTATATCGCACACGATTACGGTGAAGTGGCGGTTGTCAAAGTGGGTGCGATGAACGTGAGTAGCATACAATATGCGGACACGGACACAAGTACCTGGGCACAAGGCGATGATCTGGCCTATTTTGAATTCGGTTCCACTGTTGTTCTGTTGACGCAGAGTGGTACATTCGAACCGGAACCTGGCTTACAGCCAGGAGATTCGGTCAAAATGGGCGCATTGCTTGGTCGTTTGAAACCGAAGAACTAA
- a CDS encoding YheC/YheD family protein, with amino-acid sequence MLQETIGIMFDSRMYRGIPAGRTGQESLANYEQAAASYGLTPCFLRLEDIDSDRKTCLAYVKKEGKYVRERMPLPSVIHNRSLQLRRAEQHQITKLMLQGIQVFNVRNRYRKDHIHDMLHQDLGLREHLPRAVKATPESLAYMMEHYDDLVIKPCSGSIGHGIMRVFQRDGQWKLTCETKAARKGWATFRLSKGQLPSSTLRRIFRHAYLIEERIPLVRYEGRPVDLRVSVQRGSDGLWGITGMFAKAAPAHTFVTNIAQGGKVMKLAEALGAAESDFDLARLEHRIGVVALRIAQNLAASLPHLADLGLDLGITRSGQIYFIECNGRDQRYGFRKAGMSEHWKTTYSKPMSYGRLLLEQNSRIPRQPQTYDRGLY; translated from the coding sequence ATGCTCCAAGAAACGATCGGCATTATGTTCGATTCACGCATGTACCGGGGGATACCGGCCGGAAGGACCGGTCAGGAATCACTCGCGAATTATGAACAGGCAGCGGCCAGTTATGGATTAACTCCCTGCTTTTTGCGGCTGGAAGATATTGATTCGGATCGGAAGACATGTCTTGCTTATGTAAAAAAGGAAGGTAAATATGTTCGTGAGCGCATGCCATTGCCCTCCGTCATTCATAACCGATCACTCCAGCTTCGCCGGGCGGAACAGCATCAGATCACCAAGCTGATGTTGCAAGGTATTCAGGTATTCAACGTTCGCAATCGGTACCGTAAAGATCATATTCATGACATGCTTCATCAGGACCTGGGCTTGCGAGAACACCTGCCCCGTGCAGTTAAAGCTACGCCAGAGTCTCTGGCCTATATGATGGAACATTACGATGATCTCGTCATCAAACCCTGCAGCGGCAGTATCGGTCATGGCATTATGCGCGTCTTTCAGCGAGATGGACAGTGGAAGCTGACCTGTGAGACGAAGGCCGCACGCAAAGGATGGGCTACATTCCGATTGAGCAAAGGACAGCTTCCTTCCTCCACCCTTCGGCGCATCTTTCGCCATGCCTATCTCATTGAAGAGCGTATCCCGCTGGTGCGTTATGAGGGCAGGCCGGTAGATCTGCGGGTATCCGTACAGCGTGGTAGCGATGGTCTGTGGGGAATTACAGGCATGTTTGCCAAAGCCGCTCCTGCTCATACGTTTGTCACCAACATCGCCCAGGGCGGTAAAGTCATGAAGCTCGCCGAGGCCCTTGGGGCAGCAGAATCCGACTTCGATTTGGCTCGACTGGAGCACAGGATCGGAGTTGTTGCACTCCGAATTGCCCAGAACCTGGCCGCCAGTCTGCCACACCTGGCTGATCTGGGCCTTGATCTCGGAATAACGCGCAGCGGCCAGATCTATTTTATTGAATGTAATGGACGGGATCAGCGCTACGGTTTTCGTAAAGCTGGAATGTCGGAACACTGGAAGACCACATACAGCAAACCGATGTCCTATGGCCGTCTGTTGCTGGAGCAGAATTCGAGGATTCCGAGACAACCACAGACATACGATAGGGGATTATATTGA